One genomic window of Natronincola ferrireducens includes the following:
- the serS gene encoding serine--tRNA ligase, giving the protein MLDIKRIRMDLDNIKSAMARRGEKEFDLDQVVALDERRREILQQVEQMKNQQKLVSKEIPKLKKEGKDTTEIMNEMKELSNSIKDLDNEVKEVEEKIEYLLLRIPNVPHPDVPQGETDDDNVEVRKWGEPKAFDFDIKAHWDIGTDLGILDFETASKITGSRFSLYKGLGARLERALINFMLDLHIADHGYTETMPPFMVNRDSLTGTGQLPKFEEDVFKIPQKDYFLIPTAEVPVTNIHRDEIINEESLPIYYAAYTPCFRSEAGSAGRDTRGLIRQHQFNKVELVKFTRPDTSYEELEKLTNNAEKVLQILGLPYRVVKICTGDLGFTAAFKYDIEVWMPSYNRYVEISSCSNFEDFQARRANIRYRDKETKKVEYLHTLNGSGLAVGRALAAILENFQQEDGRVLVPEALQGYMGNIKEIENK; this is encoded by the coding sequence ATGTTAGATATTAAAAGAATTAGAATGGATCTTGACAATATAAAATCTGCTATGGCAAGAAGAGGAGAAAAGGAGTTTGATTTAGATCAGGTAGTGGCTTTAGATGAAAGAAGAAGAGAAATTCTACAGCAGGTTGAACAAATGAAAAACCAACAAAAACTAGTGTCTAAGGAAATACCAAAACTAAAAAAAGAAGGTAAGGACACCACAGAAATTATGAATGAAATGAAGGAATTATCTAATTCTATTAAGGACTTGGATAATGAAGTAAAGGAAGTAGAGGAAAAAATTGAATATCTACTTCTAAGAATCCCTAATGTTCCCCATCCTGATGTTCCTCAAGGGGAAACCGACGATGATAATGTAGAGGTGAGGAAATGGGGAGAGCCAAAGGCATTTGACTTTGACATTAAAGCCCACTGGGATATAGGCACAGATTTAGGAATACTGGACTTTGAAACAGCTTCTAAAATCACCGGTTCTAGATTCAGCTTATATAAAGGACTGGGAGCAAGATTAGAAAGAGCATTAATTAACTTTATGCTGGACTTACATATAGCAGACCATGGTTATACAGAAACAATGCCTCCCTTTATGGTAAACAGAGATAGCTTGACGGGAACAGGACAATTACCTAAATTTGAAGAGGATGTATTCAAAATCCCTCAAAAAGATTATTTCTTAATTCCTACAGCTGAGGTTCCTGTTACCAATATCCATAGGGATGAGATTATAAATGAAGAAAGTCTACCTATTTATTATGCAGCCTATACCCCTTGCTTCCGCTCAGAGGCAGGTTCGGCTGGCAGGGATACTAGAGGTCTTATCCGACAGCATCAATTCAACAAAGTAGAGTTGGTGAAGTTTACGAGGCCAGATACTTCCTATGAGGAATTAGAGAAACTAACTAATAACGCAGAGAAGGTGCTGCAAATTTTAGGACTACCCTATAGGGTAGTAAAGATTTGTACTGGAGACTTAGGCTTTACAGCTGCTTTTAAATATGATATTGAAGTATGGATGCCTAGCTATAATCGCTATGTTGAGATCTCCTCCTGTAGTAACTTTGAGGATTTCCAAGCTAGAAGAGCCAACATTCGCTACAGAGATAAGGAAACAAAAAAGGTAGAGTATCTGCATACCTTAAACGGATCAGGGTTAGCAGTTGGCAGGGCCCTAGCCGCCATTTTAGAAAACTTCCAACAGGAGGATGGAAGAGTTCTTGTTCCCGAAGCATTACAGGGATATATGGGGAATATAAAAGAAATAGAAAACAAATAG
- the tadA gene encoding tRNA adenosine(34) deaminase TadA, producing the protein MKLALEEAKKAYDKGEVPIGAIVVRRGEIIGRGHNLREELRDATAHAEIIAIQRACEKAGGWRLTDTVLYVTIEPCPMCSGAILQSRIERVVIGAMDSKSGACGSVVNLLSNKGFNHQTEITTGVLEEEASTIMKEFFKSLRNSRTKG; encoded by the coding sequence ATGAAGCTAGCCCTCGAGGAAGCTAAAAAAGCTTATGACAAAGGGGAAGTACCTATTGGAGCCATTGTTGTAAGAAGAGGAGAAATTATTGGCAGAGGACACAATTTAAGGGAAGAACTAAGGGATGCCACTGCCCATGCTGAAATTATAGCCATCCAAAGGGCTTGTGAAAAAGCTGGTGGTTGGAGGTTGACAGATACGGTGCTATATGTTACAATAGAACCCTGTCCAATGTGTAGTGGAGCTATTTTACAAAGCAGAATTGAAAGAGTTGTTATAGGTGCTATGGATTCAAAGAGCGGAGCCTGTGGATCGGTAGTAAATTTACTAAGCAACAAAGGCTTCAATCATCAGACAGAGATTACAACAGGTGTCTTGGAAGAAGAAGCTTCTACTATTATGAAGGAATTCTTTAAAAGTCTAAGAAACAGTAGAACTAAAGGGTAA
- the yedF gene encoding sulfurtransferase-like selenium metabolism protein YedF — MYKEVDARGLNCPLPVIHTKKALEAIDTGKVTTIVDNEVAKENVSKLAKSLACKVAIQENQGAYYIDIFKDHSIGDIPAMDIQCDITPKKDLVILISKDRLGEGSEELGKVLMKGYIYTLTEVTPLPKALLFVNGGVNLVVEGSEVIEHLRNLETNGVEIISCGTCLDYFKIKNKLMVGGIGNMYNIVENLNNAKNTIKL, encoded by the coding sequence ATGTATAAAGAAGTAGATGCTAGAGGGTTAAACTGTCCCTTGCCTGTTATTCATACGAAAAAGGCTTTAGAAGCCATCGATACAGGAAAGGTTACTACTATCGTAGACAATGAGGTTGCCAAAGAAAACGTATCAAAGTTGGCAAAAAGCTTGGCTTGCAAGGTGGCTATCCAAGAAAATCAAGGGGCCTATTATATAGACATCTTTAAAGACCATAGCATAGGAGATATTCCAGCTATGGACATTCAATGTGACATAACCCCTAAAAAAGATTTAGTTATTTTAATTTCTAAGGACCGTCTAGGAGAAGGCTCTGAAGAGCTAGGGAAGGTGCTGATGAAGGGATATATTTATACCCTTACGGAGGTAACCCCCTTACCTAAAGCTCTATTGTTTGTAAATGGAGGAGTGAACCTAGTGGTGGAAGGCTCAGAAGTAATAGAACATTTAAGGAATTTAGAGACTAATGGTGTAGAGATAATATCCTGTGGCACCTGCCTAGATTATTTTAAGATAAAAAACAAGCTAATGGTGGGGGGGATAGGAAACATGTACAATATCGTTGAAAACCTCAACAACGCAAAAAACACCATTAAGCTTTAG
- a CDS encoding DUF3343 domain-containing protein, with the protein MKTREIYVITFESTHYAIAAEKLLKEKNYQFDTIPTPREITASCGLSIMFNQDLLGYIKKAIIESNIKIKGIYEIKKNDNKKLVKQIY; encoded by the coding sequence ATGAAGACCCGAGAAATTTATGTCATTACCTTCGAATCAACCCATTATGCAATAGCAGCAGAAAAGCTATTGAAGGAGAAAAATTATCAATTTGATACGATACCTACCCCTAGGGAAATAACCGCCAGCTGCGGTTTATCGATTATGTTTAACCAAGATCTACTAGGGTATATAAAAAAAGCTATTATAGAAAGCAATATTAAAATAAAAGGCATTTATGAAATTAAAAAAAATGATAATAAAAAATTAGTAAAACAAATTTATTAA
- a CDS encoding mechanosensitive ion channel family protein, with amino-acid sequence MFEFIKHIEEAFRETFEFLTNPQQMTRLLGMILNIILILVIAKISIKIIHSIVNKIFHSQKTLKIKVDEARMETLKGLIKSVVKYIIYFIAFTSIIKSFGVEVGALIATAGIGGLAFGFGAQNLVRDVITGFFILFEDQFSVGDYVEVDGIGGIIEEMALRVTKIRDFNGDLHIIPNGEIKKVTNKSHGKMRALINISIAYEEDIDNAIKVLNEASEDLKRETPSILEGPTVLGVTDLGDSEVVISVMAKTVPMEQWAVERLMRKTFKQAFDKQGIEIPYPRRVVINKEE; translated from the coding sequence ATGTTTGAATTTATAAAACATATTGAAGAAGCTTTTAGAGAAACCTTTGAATTCCTAACAAACCCACAGCAAATGACGAGGCTTCTAGGGATGATCCTCAATATAATACTTATTTTAGTGATTGCTAAAATAAGCATTAAGATTATCCACTCTATCGTCAATAAAATTTTTCATTCTCAGAAAACCCTAAAAATCAAAGTAGATGAAGCTAGAATGGAAACCCTTAAGGGCTTAATAAAGAGCGTTGTAAAGTATATTATCTACTTTATTGCTTTTACCTCTATTATCAAATCCTTTGGAGTAGAAGTAGGGGCCTTGATAGCAACTGCAGGAATCGGGGGTCTGGCCTTTGGTTTTGGGGCCCAAAACCTAGTTCGGGATGTAATCACAGGATTCTTTATTTTGTTTGAAGATCAGTTTTCTGTAGGGGACTATGTAGAGGTGGATGGCATCGGTGGAATTATTGAAGAAATGGCTCTAAGGGTTACGAAAATAAGGGATTTCAATGGAGACCTCCATATTATTCCTAATGGAGAGATCAAAAAGGTAACCAATAAAAGTCATGGTAAAATGAGGGCTTTGATAAACATATCCATTGCCTATGAGGAAGATATAGATAATGCTATTAAGGTATTGAACGAAGCCAGTGAAGATTTAAAAAGAGAAACCCCTTCCATTCTAGAGGGGCCCACTGTATTAGGGGTAACAGATTTAGGAGATTCAGAGGTTGTTATATCGGTGATGGCTAAAACCGTACCTATGGAGCAATGGGCAGTGGAGAGATTGATGCGAAAAACCTTTAAACAAGCCTTCGATAAACAGGGTATAGAAATTCCTTATCCAAGAAGGGTTGTTATTAACAAAGAGGAATAA
- a CDS encoding DUF951 domain-containing protein, giving the protein MPMDLKVGDVVELKKQHPCGNHLFEIIRTGADFRIKCTGCEKQLWISRPNLERRVKKVISKEQ; this is encoded by the coding sequence ATGCCTATGGATTTAAAGGTAGGAGATGTAGTGGAATTAAAAAAACAGCACCCTTGTGGAAATCATCTCTTCGAAATTATCAGGACAGGAGCTGATTTTAGAATAAAGTGTACCGGCTGTGAAAAACAGTTATGGATATCCCGTCCTAATCTAGAGAGAAGAGTAAAAAAGGTGATAAGCAAAGAACAATAA